From a single Apium graveolens cultivar Ventura chromosome 2, ASM990537v1, whole genome shotgun sequence genomic region:
- the LOC141706163 gene encoding protein LATERAL BRANCHING OXIDOREDUCTASE 1-like isoform X2 yields MATTDNQIVKEIDCVEEIVKMDPSFIPKRYILTEKDVFKDMELPLLSAEVPVIDMALLSEGQEEELKKLDEACMYWGFFLVINHGIDEGVLEDMKTAASVFFKLPLEEKMRYPFDPLAIEGYGRPYPVTEDQTVDWSDSLMFRLFPVRGRKLKLWPNKPAELKGAVEAYSVEIGNVSRKLLGSLSLIMGMESNDLPELHKEMQISMRDNKDNNINGLQIRHNGGWVPVQPVPKSLIVNVGDVLEIWSNGKYKSIEHRAMTNGTRARISYASFVTPQMEVEVEPLKQMFNDSQQKKLYKKVIYEDYIRQSLQSKLEGKAYIANYTS; encoded by the exons ATGGCCACAACTGATAATCAAATAGTCAAAGAGATTGACTGTGTTGAAGAGATAGTGAAAATGGACCCTTCATTCATCCCGAAAAGATACATTTTAACTGAAAAAGATGTATTCAAAGATATGGAACTCCCACTTCTTTCTGCAGAAGTCCCGGTCATCGACATGGCATTGCTTTCAGAAGGCCAAGAGGAAGAGCTCAAGAAACTTGATGAGGCCTGCATGTACTGGGGCTTCTTTTTG GTGATCAATCATGGAATCGACGAAGGAGTACTAGAAGATATGAAGACGGCTGCATCTGTGTTCTTCAAACTTCCTCTAGAAGAAAAGATGAGATACCCATTTGATCCACTGGCTATAGAAGGTTATGGTAGACCTTACCCTGTCACTGAGGATCAGACGGTTGACTGGTCAGATTCACTAATGTTTCGGCTCTTCCCAGTCCGGGGTAGGAAGCTTAAGTTATGGCCAAACAAACCAGCAGAACTCAA AGGGGCTGTTGAAGCATACTCTGTTGAAATTGGAAATGTTAGCAGAAAACTCCTTGGTTCCTTATCCTTGATAATGGGGATGGAAAGTAATGATCTTCCTGAACTACACAAGGAAATGCAAATATCTATGCGA GATAACAAAGATAACAACATTAACGGATTGCAGATTCGTCATAATGGAGGATGGGTGCCTGTGCAACCAGTACCCAAATCGCTGATTGTCAACGTGGGAGATGTATTAGAG ATATGGAGCAACGGGAAGTACAAAAGCATTGAACATAGAGCAATGACAAATGGAACAAGAGCAAGGATCTCTTACGCATCATTTGTGACTCCACAAATGGAAGTAGAAGTAGAACCGTTGAAGCAGATGTTCAATGACTCACAGCAAAAGAAACTGTACAAGAAGGTCATTTACGAAGATTATATAAGGCAAAGTCTGCAAAGCAAACTAGAAGGAAAAGCATATATTGCAAATTATACTTCATAA
- the LOC141706163 gene encoding protein LATERAL BRANCHING OXIDOREDUCTASE 1-like isoform X1, whose product MATTDNQIVKEIDCVEEIVKMDPSFIPKRYILTEKDVFKDMELPLLSAEVPVIDMALLSEGQEEELKKLDEACMYWGFFLVINHGIDEGVLEDMKTAASVFFKLPLEEKMRYPFDPLAIEGYGRPYPVTEDQTVDWSDSLMFRLFPVRGRKLKLWPNKPAELKGAVEAYSVEIGNVSRKLLGSLSLIMGMESNDLPELHKEMQISMRVNYYPVCCEPEIVMGMSPHSDATTITILLQDNKDNNINGLQIRHNGGWVPVQPVPKSLIVNVGDVLEIWSNGKYKSIEHRAMTNGTRARISYASFVTPQMEVEVEPLKQMFNDSQQKKLYKKVIYEDYIRQSLQSKLEGKAYIANYTS is encoded by the exons ATGGCCACAACTGATAATCAAATAGTCAAAGAGATTGACTGTGTTGAAGAGATAGTGAAAATGGACCCTTCATTCATCCCGAAAAGATACATTTTAACTGAAAAAGATGTATTCAAAGATATGGAACTCCCACTTCTTTCTGCAGAAGTCCCGGTCATCGACATGGCATTGCTTTCAGAAGGCCAAGAGGAAGAGCTCAAGAAACTTGATGAGGCCTGCATGTACTGGGGCTTCTTTTTG GTGATCAATCATGGAATCGACGAAGGAGTACTAGAAGATATGAAGACGGCTGCATCTGTGTTCTTCAAACTTCCTCTAGAAGAAAAGATGAGATACCCATTTGATCCACTGGCTATAGAAGGTTATGGTAGACCTTACCCTGTCACTGAGGATCAGACGGTTGACTGGTCAGATTCACTAATGTTTCGGCTCTTCCCAGTCCGGGGTAGGAAGCTTAAGTTATGGCCAAACAAACCAGCAGAACTCAA AGGGGCTGTTGAAGCATACTCTGTTGAAATTGGAAATGTTAGCAGAAAACTCCTTGGTTCCTTATCCTTGATAATGGGGATGGAAAGTAATGATCTTCCTGAACTACACAAGGAAATGCAAATATCTATGCGAGTAAATTACTATCCTGTCTGCTGTGAGCCTGAAATAGTAATGGGAATGAGTCCACACTCTGATGCAACCACCATAACTATACTTCTACAGGATAACAAAGATAACAACATTAACGGATTGCAGATTCGTCATAATGGAGGATGGGTGCCTGTGCAACCAGTACCCAAATCGCTGATTGTCAACGTGGGAGATGTATTAGAG ATATGGAGCAACGGGAAGTACAAAAGCATTGAACATAGAGCAATGACAAATGGAACAAGAGCAAGGATCTCTTACGCATCATTTGTGACTCCACAAATGGAAGTAGAAGTAGAACCGTTGAAGCAGATGTTCAATGACTCACAGCAAAAGAAACTGTACAAGAAGGTCATTTACGAAGATTATATAAGGCAAAGTCTGCAAAGCAAACTAGAAGGAAAAGCATATATTGCAAATTATACTTCATAA